In Sphingobacterium sp. SYP-B4668, the sequence CTTCGGGTACACAGTTAATCGCAAATTCACAATTTTACCTCCCTAATGTTAGCTCTAGCGCCTTCGGAGTCCACTATCCGCAATACTTATCCTTGACAACTTTTACGGATAATACGAGGTTTATTTCCTCGGTTTTTAATTTTTCCACTTGGTACACCGGGCCCTTGAACAACCTGGAGAATGTCATTAGCAATGCCGATGTTCTCAATGCAAATGAAGGCCCCGTCATCAACCAACTTGCTGTGGCGAAAATCTTAAAATCCTTCTTCACATGGCATGTAACCGATCGATGGGGTGACATTCCTTATTCAGAGGCATTACAGGGAACAGCGATGTCAACCCCCAAGTATGACAAACAACAAGATATCTACAACAATATTTTCACCTTATTAGAGGAGGCCAACTCTTCCATAGTAACGACGAATGGTGCTATAAAAAATGACATTGTATATGGAGGGAACATTCTGAAGTGGAAAAAACTAGGGAATACCATTCATCTACTAATGGCTTTACGTCTATCAAAGGTAGACCCAGAAAAAGGTAAGATAGAATTTGCGAAAGCGCTTGCGGCTGGGGTATTTGAATCCAATGCTGATAACCTCTCCTATCCACATCTCGCTGAAGTGGACCATGAAAACTTTTGGTATACGTCATTCACTCGATTGGGGCGCAAGTGGTATGCGCTAAGTAAGCCATTAGTGGACTATATGAAGCCCTTAAATGACCCTAGACTCCCAATTTTTGGTGACAAGAATAGTGTTGGCGAATACAATGGATTGGAATTTGGCAAGGCTATTCCCAATCCTGATGTAGATATTCCACAGGTCTCCCTATTGGGAGAACGTCTAAGGGAGCAGAATTCTCCAGTAAATATTGTGACCTATGCGCAAGTACTCTTCGCGAAAGCAGAAGCTGCTAAATTGGGATGGATTGTCGGTGGGGATGTGCAAGCAAAAATTTTCTATGAAGATGCCATCACCCAGTCCATCAGCCAATGGACAGGCAGTACGAGCTCTGCTGCTGATTTCATTGCACAAACCACTGTGCAATACAACTCCACTAAGGCCATTCAACAAATAGCCGAACAAAGGTGGGTCCACTTATTTCTGAATGGATATGAAGCTTGGGCAGAATGGCGTAGGACAGGATTTCCCCTACTTACTTTGAGCTCTGATAACAATGGGGGTAAAATCCCTAGACGAGAGGGCTACCCATCTCAAGAAGCAACAAATAACAAGACAAACTATGATGCTGCGGTTGCATCATTTCCCTACGGTGGTCCAGATGGATTTGACACACGAGTATGGTGGGATAAGCCCTAGAATTATGTTTAAAGTCTAAGTATAAAAGCCTGTCCATACAACATGAACAGGCTTTTATACTGTACACAACGTCCGAATTAATTCGTTCCGCTGTACGGATTTTGGTCTGCTTCTGATAAAGCAGTATTATTGGCAGGTTTAAAAAAATAGCGAAAGGGTGGTCTTTATTTAGAAATATCGATCAGATATCCATTTATAATCGCATATCGAATGTGGTTTTCTTTCTTCAAAAAGAATGTTGCTTCTTGGCCAAGGCGCAGTTGCGAAAACGAACGAAACTGCTGGGCTTCATGGATACCTCGAATCGGAAGTTTCATCGCTTTTAAATCACTTCGGTCTTTGATTAATATCGTTGAATACCCAGACTTCAATAACTCCGTGACCCTTTGGGTGTCTAAATCATCTTGATGTGAAAACGGCTCGGTATAGAGCTTTCCAAATTCTACCGTATATCCCTCAGCATCAAGGTCATCATACCCATAGAATTCGGTTAAATCACCTATATCCTCAACATAGCCTTTAACATAGTAGTCATTACCTACCGTAATCTCATCCCTGCGTATAGCAATATCTACTTTGATTGGAACTCCTGCAGCGACAAGAGCTATATTGCGCAATACGACATCATGCAACTGAGTAGCATTGAATGGAATTTGCTCATAGTCTTTGATATCGTATTGGGAATAACTTCGTTGTGCGATTTGCAACAAAGCATTCAGTATAATAACAAAATTGAGTTTACGGATTTCCTGCTTTTCTGGATCTCCTTTGAACGCGCCAGATTCGATCAGCACTGTACTTGCTCCCCATTTTTGAAAATTGTCTCCAAAGGCACGAGGCGAGTGTTCGTCATCGTACTTGGCTATGGCACCAGGAATATACTGTTGTAGAATTTGTTCCATCCCGACGATGATCTTCATAGCATCCCCCCTTACTTCGTTCACATCTCTATTGACATTATAAGCGGGAGCTAGTAAGGATATCGTCAC encodes:
- a CDS encoding SusD/RagB family nutrient-binding outer membrane lipoprotein; protein product: MKTTPISKYALLFITSMSIISCSTKFDDSYYIDPNNPSKASGTQLIANSQFYLPNVSSSAFGVHYPQYLSLTTFTDNTRFISSVFNFSTWYTGPLNNLENVISNADVLNANEGPVINQLAVAKILKSFFTWHVTDRWGDIPYSEALQGTAMSTPKYDKQQDIYNNIFTLLEEANSSIVTTNGAIKNDIVYGGNILKWKKLGNTIHLLMALRLSKVDPEKGKIEFAKALAAGVFESNADNLSYPHLAEVDHENFWYTSFTRLGRKWYALSKPLVDYMKPLNDPRLPIFGDKNSVGEYNGLEFGKAIPNPDVDIPQVSLLGERLREQNSPVNIVTYAQVLFAKAEAAKLGWIVGGDVQAKIFYEDAITQSISQWTGSTSSAADFIAQTTVQYNSTKAIQQIAEQRWVHLFLNGYEAWAEWRRTGFPLLTLSSDNNGGKIPRREGYPSQEATNNKTNYDAAVASFPYGGPDGFDTRVWWDKP
- a CDS encoding M14 family zinc carboxypeptidase → MIGNSSFSQSTLLTKSQLDTIYVRYKETALQSRRFKHEDIIKLLAKHRQLGVLQIEPIGTSVQKRSIHEVQYGKGDRVVMLWSQMHGDEPTATMALFDLFNFLTSKDDGFDDIRKLLKHELDIRFIPMLNPDGAEIYTRRNAQQIDLNRDARDTATPEGKLLRSRAEILKPRYGFNLHDQHIYYNVPGTRNPVTISLLAPAYNVNRDVNEVRGDAMKIIVGMEQILQQYIPGAIAKYDDEHSPRAFGDNFQKWGASTVLIESGAFKGDPEKQEIRKLNFVIILNALLQIAQRSYSQYDIKDYEQIPFNATQLHDVVLRNIALVAAGVPIKVDIAIRRDEITVGNDYYVKGYVEDIGDLTEFYGYDDLDAEGYTVEFGKLYTEPFSHQDDLDTQRVTELLKSGYSTILIKDRSDLKAMKLPIRGIHEAQQFRSFSQLRLGQEATFFLKKENHIRYAIINGYLIDISK